Proteins encoded in a region of the Vicia villosa cultivar HV-30 ecotype Madison, WI linkage group LG5, Vvil1.0, whole genome shotgun sequence genome:
- the LOC131605982 gene encoding uncharacterized protein LOC131605982, with translation MYKFKVIFYTRGKFVKDPELKYDGGEVYAFSGQDVDYWCFFEACDLVKSIDPEFDFNMIKMWWKHEEGSFEADLKPFRDDGDSAELAAYAVGHETEVEIYCEPKPDEGELTFMDFVRRKGKGKSCASEKEPLGECSGDSSDESIKDVHFDDGEEERMHGFEDDFEEVVGVGVTSEIRSPPVTNNDVPNEPDNNIFITEEMAKAHVIEEEYMTYELDSGANDESGDDRPCVIRQFKDAILKHNVLNGREVKFEKNDANRCRVVCKDKEKCDYTVLCSRVLTSTTFRIKILYSKHKRGRQFFNKSAKADWVVKVIVDGLKNNTKMKLNDVVADVMLRYATEIPGYRAFKARQIARQIVEGDSSKQFNLLWSYGAELRRASPGNTFKHNTTCSGEGLNPRFERCYMCFDGTKMTLKKACRLFIGLDGCHLKHKYGLILLIAVGRDPNDQYLQIAFGVVENESKDT, from the exons ATGTATAAGTTTAAAGTAATTTTCTACACAAGGGGCAAGTTTGTAAAAGACCCTGAACTGAAATATGATGGTGGGGAAGTGTATGCTTTTAGTGGTCAAGATGTTGACTATTGGTGTTTCTTTGAGGCATGTGATTTAGTGAAGAGTATTGATCCTGAGTTTGATTTTAACATGATTAAGATGTGGTGGAAACATGAAGAAGGATCGTTTGAAGCAGATTTAAAACCATTCAGAGATGATGGAGATTCTGCTGAGTTGGCTGCTTATGCTGTTGGTCATGAAACTGAAGTTGAGATATATTGTGAGCCAAAACCAGATgaaggagaactgacttttatggACTTTGTTAGGCGAAAAGGGAAGGGTAAGTCTTGTGCATCCGAGAAAGAACCATTAGGTGAATGCAGTGGAGATTCAAGTGATGAGTCTATCAAGGATGTACACTTTGATGACGGTGAGGAAGAAAGGATGCATGGGTTTGAAGATGACTTTGAGGAAGTAGTTGGTGTAGGTGTTACTAGTGAAATTAGGAGTCCACCTGTTACAAACAATGATGTCCCTAATGAACCAGACAATAACATATTTATTACAGAAGAGATGGCCAAGGCACATGTAATTGAGGAGGAATACATGACATATGAATTGGATAGTGGAGCTAATGATGAAAGTGGTGATGATAGACCATGTGTTATAAG GCAGTTTAAAGATGCTATACTAAAGCACAATGTTCTTAATGGGAGGGAAGTTAAGTTTGAAAAGAATGATGCTAATAGATGTAGGGTTGTATGTAAGGATAAGGAGAAGTGTGACTACACTGTGCTATGTAGTAGAGTCCTAACATCCACTACTTTTAGGATTAAAATCTTGTATTCTAAGCACAAGCGTGGAAGACAATTCTTTAATAAAAGTGCTAAAGCTGATTGGGTGGTTAAGGTAATTGTGGATGGGTTGAAGAACAACACAAAGATGAAGTTGAATGATGTGGTAGCAGATGTTATGCTTAGATATGCAACAGAAATCCCAGGTTATAGGGCATTCAAGGCAAGGCAGATTGCTAGACAGATTGTGGAAGGTGACTCTAGTAAGCAATTCAACCTCCTTTGGTCTTATGGTGCTGAGTTAAGAAGGGCATCCCCAGGGAATACATTCAAACACAACACAACATGTTCTGGTGAAGGGTTAAATCCAAGATTTGAGAGGTGTTATATGTGTTTTGATGGGACTAAGATGACATTAAAAAAAGCATGCAGACTTTTCATTGGATTGGATGGATGTCACTTGAAGCACAAGTATGGTTTAATTCTGCTCATTGCTGTAGGAAGAGATCCAAATGATCAGTACTTGCAAATTGCATTTGGAGTTGTAGAAAATGAATCAAAAGACACTTGA